One Chanodichthys erythropterus isolate Z2021 chromosome 10, ASM2448905v1, whole genome shotgun sequence DNA segment encodes these proteins:
- the si:ch1073-335m2.2 gene encoding msx2-interacting protein isoform X6, translated as MVRETRHLWVGNLPEHVREEKIVEHFKRYGRVESVKVLRKRGSEGGVAAFVDFVDIKSAQKAHNAVNKMGDRDLRTDYNEPGSVPSAVRGLEDGTPSSSHGREVAGFSRSTVGPVYGPPVSLHTREGRYERRLDGSSDSRERAYEHSPYGHHERSGTFDRPRHYNTDYYRDRSMFASGVSSSPAASALSGGFDASESHFESRIRDPFTLSSSARRDPYRDDRGRRADRTYHHHRRSRSSHSSQSRHPSPQRSAGQTPKAAHSPKRAPVSPSRGPRSRSRSPSSSSDSVSSTSSTGSGSSDSNSSSSEGSRARSVQSTATHAPPAPPVLALDSDEPRRSFGIRVQNLPTRSTDTSLKDGLFHEFKKYGKVTSVQIHGASEERYGLVFFRQQEDQEKALSVSKGKLFFGMLIEVTAWNGPETESENEFRPLDGRIDEFHPKATRTLFIGNLEKTTNYQQLLDVFQRFGEIVDIDIKRVNGIPQYAFVQYSDIASVCKAIKKMDGEYLGTNRLKLGFGKSMPTACVWLDGLTSNITEQYLTRHFCRYGPVVKVVFDRLKGMALILYNNTDFAQAAVRETKGWKIGGNKIKVDFASQESQMAFYRSMQASGQDIRDFYDIPSERREERRTPYHEFSAERAYYENVRTPGIYAEDPRRDYPGRSRDRYAELDHYQGEHYDPRYHEDPREYRDYRDPFEDIRKYSYIQRERERERERFEADRGRWSPSHQRRPLTPSASPSPSDRVSREAERRVYRHSSERSGSCSSLSPPPPQFEKSEKSPVDYKSEGLEREMEQTEAERASGAESKKRSRRKEKADREKGEKAKQRRGKVQSPTVPHSEAEREASLDLGSGKVKVSDLESQERQKHKGDKEPSPTDHVTRLESQKGERLDQCKSESLDRDGKGKSKKHLKSDSGSDGKDSLLDSDRLAARKRRFGDPSGKTIRQKRGRLEDDLVSAISQPAEFAMNTGFAKETDVDVKAEKEAQKREHSKSRIGSHYSQREELDSTTRGTSQGPPLRPGELSEVDILDSKSHPVPRRFSNDGTSDKDNKVRDEYLENIDLSQSYRKQMEQNRRLRQQLQTPDKPGKTETHQGIDAEDLEHRSLVHEVGKPPQDVTDTSPPSKIKKQESFEMEMSAKRERIYRTVRQKSEDLEWNNTNSPRFQHAPLQREEEYADPRIQMTVREVKEPSKPEDNVPLDLELASKRMQTSQMSKMSTSLQDEQQRRWESQLKQDLLPDFSRTSEKRRLNRKYLDYGLWPDLEPGEVRSDSEEDRENKPNSPAPSTSVSFSERHRPDRLSESKLTSSLERHKFRSFADDQTITPDTKALLERAKSLSSSREDNWSFLDYDSHFASFRSRKDTEKVESAPRPTPSWYMKKKKIRSESEDKVDDRKEDPKPEEQERRELFASRFLHSSIFEQDSRRLQHLEQKHEDPEHGIGYLYSQQGPAEGQPDPEPVVLFHSRFLELTRLQQQKNKEQIPQNTKHEESIDATRVSKTPEEEQAPQQQNAAEPSIHQAEIKSISPVQAPQTSPVQAPQISPPALAAKESLPSAETECADTPTYNLLDPSMKEEDKEHELPSAQSLKPLLEEPSEPNCSPECQESKIPVEEIVLKTNDFESAPETNQVVVELLSSNETPASNLQPETEPPVKFPESQSPLSSIPSEQHEKEPEPPVTEAESNSTDDQKVADNYPVEEAVSPPPKSRNKKAKTSPTTPVTTPLPATPDKQSTRKSVRIDKEKLKRSSSPRGVASKAVPDSKSASKSPGHSTEMEQGTEQNVPSRARRRNVRSVYAKPFEDENALQPGKDAESPRAVRKRGVDKDVGTDVETVTAAPLKRGRPPKNRRQAEDVPAGKTERSKSTESKELDAIEMNSEDVPKVGKGKFSPHTQKGVSPVNVSASGNGKKGDKMEKISESSKLITEENSLVLKNLTIRLDVTEVKAMLQTSEDEPGADDSPKKSSPGVSSKDEVLEAKFENNAMDEVNNCEGETLPASTKAIEPDVALLSRELELEQAVENIAKLTEDASPPPFKSNLTKAQRSLAEEPERDSEEEKPANPSSETELAAAIDSITSEDTSCTLPQEQIINSAVDSDADMQTLGSSSKVSETCVSTTVEETITTPKKVCKGRAKASKKGKGQKGAGSKKEPFKDAVLDAENIPVKSPESIPTELPTVTERSPTSTAVVITSSSKQGVTLTAPNADIPNEPELPLKTEMDIPKSSPALSRSPTSKYQPYSYKNTSPSMSPTRTCLKNLSSYPSRISVSPTERFNQPKEAGVLSPPQTSVESPTLPSDTPVHDANSGDLRKILTKPRTGPVLDIGATSGNMHPHSVRESDITPDVVTSKSAHQDNRQPSVSAQPVVRQPASIPSPETKQIFSEKSVISVIASTPTSVISRVCNPPDSEDKPNVPIGNPFLDKQPPKQIYQPSLEESSTYHGPPVGEEGGNAGRYIVESTSLSTGSSTGLRVQTSEGVVVLSHSGQKMEGPHRISAKISQIPPASAVDIESQQLVSMPQIKQELYSASQPPSSKCSLPSDHGHSMKPQLNVSTIKQESALDKLESSYTPVQSGVVKILQQTPGPSQVMSYHHTVMKHPKKGDGSESLSVDGVKPAWVPTISPAISPHLPPAASNHVGFIAGTSTDRTPSLIQPKQEPRSPRKSGHPHSPFAKVSSPIGSSSPKGVSMVLPPGLPPLSPYVSTVHHSEQSVIMPPHNAHSGIGRMSPHRVGPIGHLTQGEVRVNTPPLSMMNYAIHSESLTSSWPPGQQRPTSPQAVGNREMVLKVNTANARSHDGGEEEARRFHTSLGRPPAAQLKPESIPAEYRGALPSGLPIERFNMSPRDMRVLIHHQQSDRPTAELHQVHVPENMPPSSTPTSMAASLSPRPHLLAKGVSEKDPSKTSELRRAQTPPSKEGMMAIRSAMPPMASPQRVQLMTPGAGTSFPEYSAMYTNLRPTHAQFADNSPMGINQSTHSIPQSQATQEPESSQPQAEAKVELVGHQPVNMVQLLTKYPIVWQGLLALKNDTAAVQLHFLCGNKALGLRSLPLPESGGILRIVQRMRLEAQQLEGVARRMTGESDFCLLLAMPCGVNQDDVLNQTQALKSAFINYLQAKLAAGIINVPNPGSNQPAYVLQIFPPCEFSESHLSRLAPDLLSQISSISPHLMIVITSV; from the exons CAGCTCTGACAGTCGGGAGCGAGCGTACGAGCACAGTCCTTACGGACACCACGAGCGCAGCGGCACATTCGACAGGCCGCGGCACTACAACACAGACTATTACAGGGACCGTTCTATGTTTGCCTCCGGGGTCAGCTCCAGCCCGGCCGCTAGTGCTCTTAGCGGTGGCTTTGATGCGTCCGAGTCTCACTTTGAGTCTCGGATTCGTGACCCTTTTACCCTTTCCAGTTCCGCTCGCCGCGACCCGTACCGGGACGATAGGGGCCGGCGCGCTGACCGGACGTACCACCATCATCGGCGGAGCCGGTCCTCGCACTCTTCCCAGTCCCGGCACCCGTCGCCTCAGAGGAGCGCGGGACAGACCCCTAAAGCCGCCCACTCGCCCAAAAGAGCGCCCGTGTCTCCCAGCCGGGGCCCGCGCTCGCGCTCACGCAGCCCGTCTTCAAGCTCGGACTCGGTCAGCAGCACCAGCAGCACTGGCAGCGGCAG cagtgattcaaacaGCAGCTCCAGTGAAGGGTCGCGAGCGCGCTCAGTGCAGTCTACGGCCACTCACGCTCCTCCTGCTCCTCCTGTGCTCGCGCTGGACTCTGACGAGCCACGGAGGAGCTTCGGCATCAGAGTCCAGAACCTCCCGACACGATCCACAG ATACGAGTTTGAAAGACGGGCTCTTTCACGAGTTTAAGAAGTATGGGAAGGTGACATCGGTGCAGATCCACGGGGCGTCGGAAGAGCGCTACGGTTTGGTGTTCTTCCGACAGCAGGAGGACCAGGAGAAAGCCCTCAGCGTGTCCAAAGGGAAGCTCTTCTTCGGGATGCTGATCGAGGTCACGGCCTGGAACGGCCCCGAGACGGAGAGCGAGAATGAGTTTCGTCCCCTGGACGGACGCATCGACGAGTTTCACCCCAAGGCCACTCGTACGCTGTTTATCGGAAACCTGGAGAAGACCACCAACTATCAGCAGCTACTCGACGTCTTCCAGCGCTTCGGGGAGATTGTG GATATTGATATCAAGAGGGTGAATGGCATTCCCCAGTATGCATTTGTTCAATACTCTGATATTGCAAGTGTTTGTAAAGCCATTAAGAAAATGGATGGAGAGTATCTCGGCACCAACAGACTGAAG CTTGGGTTTGGGAAGAGTATGCCGACAGCATGCGTGTGGTTGGACGGGCTGACCTCGAATATCACAGAGCAGTACCTCACACGACACTTCTGTCGCTACGGACCCGTCGTTAAG GTTGTGTTTGATAGGTTAAAAGGAATGGCTCTTATTCTGTACAACAACACTGATTTTGCCCAAGCAGCTGTTAGAGAAACCAAAGGATGGAAGATAGGAGGGAACAAAATTAAG GTTGATTTTGCCAGTCAGGAGAGTCAAATGGCTTTCTATCGATCTATGCAGGCATCAGGGCAGGACATCCGTGACTTTTATGATATTCCATCAGAGAGGAG gGAAGAGAGGCGAACTCCTTATCATGAGTTTTCAGCTGAGCGGGCATATTACGAGAATGTAAGGACTCCTGGCATTTACGCCGAAGACCCCCGTCGAGACTATCCTGGTCGCAGTCGCGATCGCTATGCAGAGTTGGATCATTACCAAGGAGAACATTACGATCCCCGCTATCATGAGGACCCACGGGAATACAGAGATTATCGAGACCCTTTTGAGGACATCAGGAAGTACAGCTATATCCAGCGTGAACGTGAACGGGAGCGGGAGCGATTTGAGGCCGATCGAGGCAGATGGAGCCCGTCTCATCAGCGTCGTCCCTTAACTCCCTCTGCTTCACCCTCACCTTCTGATCGAGTCTCACGAGAAGCTGAAAGACGCGTGTACAGACACTCCTCTGAGAGATCTGGAAGCTGCAGCTCACTGTCTCCACCTCCACCTCAGTTTGAGAAATCTGAGAAATCGCCAGTAGATTACAAATCAGAAGGACTGGAGAGAGAAATGGAGCAGACCGAAGCAGAGCGTGCAAGTGGAGCGGAGAGCAAGAAGCGTAGCAGACGCAAGGAaaaggctgacagagagaaggGAGAGAAAGCAAAGCAAAGGAGAGGCAAAGTGCAGTCTCCCACTGTTCCTCATTCTGAAGCAGAGAGAGAGGCTAGTCTGGATTTGGGTTCTGGGAAAGTAAAAGTTTCAGATTTAGAGAGTCAAGAAAGGCAGAAGCATAAAGGGGACAAAGAACCCTCTCCTACTGACCACGTTACTCGCCTCGAGTCTCAAAAGGGAGAGAGACTCGATCAGTGCAAAAGTGAGTCGTTAGACAGGGATGGGAAAGGAAAGTcaaagaaacatttaaaatctgACTCTGGTAGTGATGGCAAAGATTCCCTTTTAGATTCTGACAGACTTGCAGCGAGAAAGAGGCGGTTTGGTGATCCCAGTGGGAAAACTATAAGACAGAAAAGAGGCCGTCTAGAGGATGATCTAGTTTCTGCGATTAGCCAACCTGCAGAATTTGCAATGAACACAGGATTTGCAAAAGAGACTGATGTTGATGTGAAAGCAGAGAAAGAGGCTCAAAAAAGAGAACACTCCAAATCCAGGATTGGTTCTCATTATAGTCAAAGGGAAGAGCTGGATAGCACTACGAGAGGGACGTCTCAAGGCCCACCATTACGACCAGGTGAATTATCTGAAGTGGATATTTTGGACTCAAAATCGCACCCTGTGCCTAGGCGATTTTCAAACGATGGAACCTCAGATAAGGACAACAAAGTAAGGGACGAATATCTAGAAAATATTGACCTTTCTCAGAGTTACCGCAAACAGATGGAGCAAAACCGGCGGCTACGGCAGCAGCTGCAGACGCCTGATAAACCAGGAAAGACAGAAACTCATCAAGGTATAGATGCAGAAGATCTTGAGCATCGTAGTCTGGTGCATGAGGTTGGCAAGCCTCCGCAGGATGTAACCGATACCTCACCTCCAAGTAAGATCAAGAAACAAGAGTCCTTTGAGATGGAAATGAGTGCTAAGAGGGAAAGGATTTACCGAACAGTTCGGCAAAAGAGTGAAGACCTTGAGTGGAATAACACAAACTCTCCAAGGTTTCAGCATGCCCCGCTACAAAGAGAGGAAGAATATGCAGACCCCCGTATTCAAATGACTGTGAGAGAAGTAAAAGAACCCTCAAAACCTGAAGATAATGTTCCATTAGATCTGGAACTTGCCAGTAAACGGATGCAAACCTCACAGATGTCAAAGATGAGTACATCGCTACAAGATGAGCAGCAAAGACGATGGGAGAGTCAACTAAAGCAAGACTTGTTACCAGACTTTTCAAGGACCTCTGAGAAAAGACGTCTCAATCGGAAGTACTTGGATTATGGACTTTGGCCTGATTTGGAACCTGGTGAAGTGCGTTCTGACTCTGAAGAGGATCGTGAAAATAAGCCCAACTCTCCTGCGCCATCAACTTCTGTATCTTTCTCTGAAAGGCATCGTCCAGACAGGTTGTCAGAGTCCAAGCTAACATCCTCTCTAGAGAGACACAAATTCCGTTCTTTTGCAGATGATCAGACAATCACTCCAGATACTAAAGCTTTGTTAGAGCGTGCAAAGTCTTTGTCCTCCTCAAGAGAAGACAACTGGTCTTTCCTTGATTATGATTCACATTTTGCCAGTTTCAGAAGTAGAAAGGACACCGAAAAGGTAGAGTCAGCACCAAGACCAACTCCCTCATGGTacatgaagaagaaaaaaattcgAAGTGAGTCTGAAGACAAAGTGGATGACAGGAAAGAAGATCCAAAGCCAGAAGAACAGGAGAGACGAGAGTTGTTTGCGTCGCGTTTTTTGCACAGTTCTATTTTTGAGCAGGATTCAAGGCGTCTCCAGCATCTGGAGCAAAAGCATGAGGACCCTGAACATGGTATTGGATATCTGTACTCTCAGCAAGGCCCAGCAGAAGGGCAGCCTGACCCAGAACCAGTTGTGCTTTTCCATAGCCGTTTCTTGGAGCTAACAAGGTTGCAGCAACAGAAGAATAAAGAACAAATCCCTCAAAATACCAAGCATGAAGAATCCATAGATGCAACTAGAGTAAGTAAAACACCAGAGGAAGAACAAGCTCCACAGCAACAAAATGCTGCTGAACCTAGTATCCATCAAGCTGAGATCAAATCAATTAGCCCTGTTCAGGCTCCTCAGACTAGTCCTGTCCAAGCTCCTCAAATATCACCGCCTGCTTTAGCAGCCAAAGAATCCTTGCCATCAGCAGAAACAGAATGTGCTGATACTCCTACCTATAATTTGCTTGATCCTTCCATGAAGGAGGAAGATAAAGAGCATGAATTGCCCTCAGCTCAGTCATTAAAGCCTTTACTTGAGGAACCCTCAGAACCCAATTGTTCTCCAGAATGCCAAGAGTCAAAGATACCAGTCGAGGAGATTGTATTGAAGACTAATGACTTTGAAAGTGCTCCTGAAACCAACCAAGTTGTTGTAGAACTGCTCTCGAGCAACGAAACACCAGCCAGCAATTTGCAACCAGAGACCGAGCCTCCAGTCAAGTTTCCTGAATCCCAAAGTCCCCTCTCAAGTATCCCTTCTGAGCAACATGAAAAGGAACCTGAGCCACCTGTTACAGAGGCTGAATCTAACAGTACAGATGATCAGAAAGTTGCTGATAATTATCCAGTTGAAGAAGCTGTGTCTCCCCCTCCAAAGTCAAGAAATAAAAAAGCTAAAACCTCTCCTACCACACCGGTAACTACACCTCTGCCTGCTACCCCAGACAAACAGAGTACCCGCAAAAGTGTGCGCATTgacaaagaaaaactgaaacGCTCATCTTCTCCAAGAGGAGTGGCATCCAAGGCAGTACCTGATTCAAAGTCAGCAAGTAAGTCCCCTGGGCACAGCACAGAAATGGAGCAAGGTACAGAGCAAAATGTACCATCTAGGGCAAGACGTAGGAATGTGCGTTCTGTTTATGCTAAACCATTTGAAGATGAAAATGCTCTGCAACCTGGAAAAGATGCTGAATCACCTCGTGCTGTGCGGAAGCGTGGCGTAGATAAAGATGTGGGTACTGATGTAGAGACTGTTACTGCAGCACCCTTGAAACGGGGACGCCCCCCCAAGAATCGACGCCAAGCAGAGGATGTACCAGCAGGAAAAACTGAACGGTCAAAATCAACTGAGTCTAAAGAATTGGATGCAATTGAGATGAACAGTGAGGATGTTCCCAAAGTAGGTAAAGGCAAATTTTCACCCCACACACAAAAAGGAGTAAGTCCAGTGAATGTATCTGCATCTGGAAATGGAAAAAAGGGAGACAAAATGGAGAAAATATCAGAAAGTTCCAAACTCATTACTGAAGAAAACTCTCTTGTTCTTAAAAACCTTACAATTCGGCTTGATGTGACCGAGGTAAAGGCAATGCTTCAGACTAGTGAAGATGAACCTGGAGCTGATGATTCTCCCAAAAAGAGCTCACCTGGTGTGTCTTCAAAGGATGAGGTACTAGAAGCTAAATTTGAAAATAATGCCATGGATGAAGTTAATAATTGTGAAGGAGAAACATTGCCTGCTTCAACAAAAGCCATTGAGCCAGATGTAGCTTTGCTGTCTCGAGAGCTGGAGCTTGAGCAAGCTGTTGAGAATATTGCAAAGCTGACAGAAGATGCATCTCCTCCTCCGTTCAAAAGTAACTTGACAAAGGCACAACGTTCATTAGCTGAAGAACCAGAGCGTGACTCAGAAGAAGAAAAGCCTGCAAATCCATCCAGTGAAACAGAACTTGCTGCTGCTATAGATTCCATTACGTCAGAGGACACATCTTGTACCCTGCCacaagaacaaataatcaactCTGCTGTAGATTCGGATGCTGATATGCAGACGCTTGGATCCAGTTCAAAAGTATCTGAAACCTGTGTTAGCACAACAGTTGAGGAGACCATAACCACTCCTAAAAAAGTGTGTAAAGGCAGAGCAAAAGCTTCAAAGAAGGGCAAAGGCCAAAAGGGTGCTGGAAGCAAAAAGGAACCCTTCAAAGATGCAGTTTTGGATGCTGAAAACATCCCTGTGAAGTCACCAGAATCCATACCCACCGAACTTCCAACAGTCACAGAAAGATCACCCACAAGTACAGCTGTTGTCATTACTTCATCGTCCAAGCAGGGTGTAACTTTAACAGCGCCTAATGCAGACATTCCAAACGAACCTGAGTTGCCTCTTAAAACTGAGATGGATATCCCAAAATCTTCTCCTGCTCTCAGCAGAAGCCCAACATCCAAGTATCAGCCTTAttcatacaaaaacacatcccCCTCAATGTCTCCAACAAGAACTTGCCTCAAGAATTTATCCTCATACCCAAGCAGGATTTCTGTTTCCCCAACAGAGCGCTTCAATCAGCCAAAAGAAGCTGGGGTCCTCTCCCCTCCACAGACCTCTGTAGAGAGCCCGACATTACCCTCAGATACCCCTGTTCATGATGCCAACTCAGGTGATTTGCGTAAAATCCTCACAAAGCCTAGAACTGGCCCAGTGTTGGACATTGGTGCTACATCTGGGAATATGCATCCTCATTCTGTAAGGGAAAGTGACATTACACCAGATGTGGTAACCAGCAAAAGTGCTCATCAAGATAACAGGCAACCCTCCGTTTCAGCCCAACCTGTAGTTCGACAACCTGCTTCTATACCATCCCCGGAAACAAAGCAGATCTTCAGTGAGAAGTCCGTTATTTCGGTTATTGCTTCCACTCCTACCTCTGTCATCAGTCGAGTTTGCAATCCCCCTGACTCAGAGGATAAGCCAAATGTTCCCATTGGAAATCCCTTTCTCGACAAACAACCTCCAAAACAGATTTACCAGCCAAGCTTGGAGGAAAGCAGTACTTACCATGGTCCACCAGTCGGTGAGGAAGGTGGAAATGCTGGTCGTTATATTGTGGAGAGTACATCGCTGAGTACAGGTTCAAGCACAGGACTGAGAGTTCAGACATCAGAAGGTGTAGTGGTGCTGAGTCATTCTGGACAGAAAATGGAGGGGCCACATCGCATAAGTGCCAAAATCAGCCAGATCCCACCTGCCAGTGCTGTGGACATAGAGTCACAGCAGCTGGTGTCCATGCCCCAGATCAAGCAGGAACTTTACAGTGCCTCCCAGCCACCATCTTCGAAATGCTCACTTCCTTCAGATCATGGGCATTCAATGAAACCACAACTAAATGTCTCCACAATTAAACAAGAGTCTGCACTGGACAAATTAGAATCCTCTTACACTCCAGTTCAAAGTGGAGTTGTTAAAATATTGCAACAAACGCCTGGCCCATCACAGGTCATGAGTTACCATCATACTGTGATGAAGCACCCCAAGAAGGGAGATGGGTCAGAGTCCCTCAGCGTGGATGGCGTGAAACCTGCCTGGGTCCCAACTATTAGTCCGGCTATAAGTCCACATCTTCCCCCAGCAGCAAGCAATCATGTTGGGTTCATAGCTGGCACATCGACAGATCGAACTCCGTCACTTATTCAACCTAAGCAGGAGCCGCGATCTCCCAGGAAATCTGGACACCCTCATTCTCCTTTTGCCAAAGTGTCGTCTCCTATAGGCTCTTCATCTCCAAAAGGTGTGTCTATGGTCCTTCCCCCTGGGTTACCCCCTCTGTCCCCATATGTTTCCACTGTCCACCACTCTGAGCAGTCTGTGATCATGCCCCCACACAATGCTCACAGTGGTATTGGAAGAATGTCACCACACCGTGTTGGCCCAATAGGGCACCTCACTCAGGGTGAGGTAAGAGTGAACACTCCTCCTCTCTCTATGATGAACTATGCCATTCACTCTGAAAGCCTCACTTCCTCTTGGCCACCTGGCCAGCAGCGACCCACATCTCCCCAGGCCGTGGGGAACAGGGAAATGGTCCTCAAAGTTAACACAGCCAATGCAAGAAGCCATGATGGGGGGGAAGAAGAGGCAAGGCGTTTCCATACATCTCTTGGAAGACCACCAGCTGCTCAACTGAAACCAGAATCCATACCAGCAGAATATCGTGGAGCTCTCCCCAGTGGTTTACCAATCGAACGATTCAACATGTCACCAAGAGACATGCGAGTACTCATTCACCACCAGCAAAGCGATCGTCCCACTGCAGAATTACACCAGGTGCATGTCCCTGAGAACATGCCACCCTCTTCAACTCCTACCAGCATGGCGGCATCTCTTTCCCCTCGGCCACACTTGTTAGCAAAGGGAGTATCTGAGAAGGACCCCTCGAAAACATCAGAGCTTAGGAGGGCACAGACCCCTCCCAGTAAGGAGGGAATGATGGCAATCCGTAGTGCAATGCCTCCCATGGCTTCTCCTCAGAGAGTTCAGCTGATGACACCAGGAGCTGGAACATCCTTCCCTGAATATTCAGCCATGTATACAAACCTACGGCCCACCCACGCTCAGTTTGCTGATAATTCTCCAATGGGGATTAACCAGTCCACCCATAGCATCCCACAATCACAGGCAA CTCAAGAGCCAGAGTCAAGTCAGCCACAAGCTGAAGCTAAAGTGGAGTTGGTTGGACATCAGCCGGTGAATATGGTGCAGCTTCTGACG AAATACCCTATTGTGTGGCAAGGCCTACTGGCACTGAAGAATGATACAGCAGCGGTTCAGCTGCATTTCTTATGTGGAAACAAAGCTCTTGGCCTGCGGTCTTTGCCTCTCCCGGAGAGTGGAGGGATTCTCCGCATCGTACAGAGAATGAGGCTGGAGGCGCAGCAGTTGGAGGGAGTCGCTCGCAGAATGACG GGGGAGAGTGACTTCTGCCTCCTGTTGGCCATGCCGTGTGGCGTCAACCAGGACGACGTGTTGAACCAAACGCAGGCGCTCAAATCTGCCTTCATCAATTACCTGCAGGCCAAACTGGCGGCTGGAATCATCAACGTCCCCAATCCCGGCTCCAATCAG CCTGCCTACGTGCTGCAGATCTTCCCACCGTGCGAGTTTTCCGAGAGCCACCTGTCGCGGCTCGCTCCGGACCTCCTCAGCCAGATCTCCAGCATCTCTCCGCACCTCATGATTGTCATCACCTCTGTGTGA